The nucleotide sequence GGGGGTAGTGTTTGCCGGTTACCTGAAATTGATGATGCCACTGATTGTGGTACTTCCGGGTATTGTGGCATTTGTGATCAACAAAGACCCAATGGCTTACAATGTGGGAGAAAATTTGGCTTCAACAACAGCGGATATGGCAGCAGGCGCTATCACCAAATCAGATGAGGCATACCCTTGGTTGCTGAACACCTTTATCCCGACAGGACTTAAAGGGTTGGCATTTGCAGCATTGGCGGCAGCCATCGTTTCCTCTCTGGCATCCATGATCAATAGTACATCCACCATCTTTACAATGGATATCTACAAGGCACATATACAAAAAGAAGCTTCTAACAAGAAGTTGGTAAGTATGGGACGTCTTGTGTCAGTAATAGCCTTGGTGATTGCCGTTTTTGTGGCGCCATTGTTGGGTGAGTTGGATCAGGCATTCCAATTTATTCAGGAGTTTACAGGACTTGTAACACCGGGTGTATTGGTGATCTTTACCTTAGGTCTTTTCTGGAAAAGGGCAACAGCGAATGCAGCCTTTGCAGCGGCTATCCTGACATTCCCGCTTTCATGGGGAATGAAAGTCTTGGTTCCATCCATGCCATTCCTTGACAGGATGTTTATCGTGATGATATTACTGTTGGCTGTAGGCGTGATTGTTTCACTGATGGGAACAGAAGACAAGGAGAAAAGCATCAAACTGGATAAAGGACTTTTCAGTACCAGTACGCATTTCAATATTGCATCAATAGGGATTTGTGGTATTCTATCTGTGTTATATTTGGTATTCTGGTAGAGGATAAACAGCAAACAGACTTTCAATCGGTTAATTTGGTTTAGGGAAAAGTGGAATCGCTTTATATAGCGATTCCATTCATTTTGAAGTAAATAATAAAATGAAAAGACCATACATAATACTAGCTCTAATTCTGCTACTGTTGTCTAATTCGCTTTGGGCACAAAACACCAAACAGCAGAAAAAGCCCAATGTCCTGATGATTATTGCAGACGATATGAACGGTTTTGGGGTCAATAAAATCTACCCGGTAGTCCAGACTCCCCACCTCGATAAATTGGCAAAAGAGTCCATCAACTTTAAGAATGCCGTTTGCAATTCTCCAGTCTGCAATCCTTCCCGTTCTTCCTTTTTCAGTGGTTTGTATCCTCATACCTCAGGGTCTTACTTAAATGGTAGCGATGCTTGGAACCGTTCTGAAAAGGTAAAAGCAATCAAGAGCTTGCCGGAATGTTTTAAAGAAAATGGATATGAAACGTGGGGTAGGGGAAAACTCACCCACAGTCCTGTTCCTGAAGAACGGAAACAGCAAATGTGGGACAACTCATTAGCACGAAATGGAGGGTTTGGACCTTTTCCTGAAGACCAACAATACTGGTATGGCGGAAACAAGTTCAAGTCTGTAAAGGCGTATGAAGATGATCAGGTATTTCCCGATGTGTGGAATGCTGACTCAGCTGTCGTATTTCTGGAGCGAGAACACAAAAAGCCTTTTTTCATGTGCTATGGCTTGTGGCGACCACACTCACCCTACACTGCCCCGAAAAGATTCTTTGACCTGTACAATGAAGAGGAATTAACCTTGCCCGCAACTCACCAAAAAGGAGATCTGGATGATGTACCATTCTTAGGGCGAATGCTGGTGGACTCCCTAAAGAATTTTCAAGGTAGTGAGGAAAACCCTGATGCTTTGGTTAAAAAATTCCTCTATGGCTATGCTGCCAATACTAGTTTTGCGGATTGGAATATAGGTCGTGTATTGGAAGCATTGGACAAATCTGAATATGCGGATAATACGATCGTTATCCTGTTTTCGGATAATGGATTTCATGCCGGATCAAAACAGCGTTGGGGAAAAGCCACGCTTTGGGATATGGCGGATATTGTCCCGATGCTGGTACGTATGCCTGACAAAAAAGGGAGTGTATCCAATGCGACTGTAAGCTTGGTTGATCTCTACCCAACCTTGGTCGAGTATTGCGGCATCAGCAAACCAGCGCAACAAATGGATGGGCAAAGTTTTCACTACTTACTTGAAAACCCGAATGCAAAATGGGATAGACCTTCTTTTACTTCTTATGGCATAAAATATTCGTCTGTTAGAAGCGAGCAGTACCGCTACATTCAATATCCAAATGGAACGCAAGAATTGTATGATCTAAAGCAAGACCCTTACGAGTTTGAGAATATCGTAGAAAAAAGCGATATGAAAGAAGTGATTGAATACCATCAGCAATTTATTCCTGAAAAGTGGGCTGAATCAACAGGCGGAAGACTGGAAGTGAATAGGGATTTTGACGAGGTAATGCGGGAGCTGACGCCTTTACATAGAGCATATGGTAAAAAGAGTAAGAAGAAGAATAAAAGAAAGGAAAAGCAGAAATAGTTGAAGGAGATCTTGAAAAGAAATCTCAATTGTATTCCTTCTAATATAATTGAGATTTCATTAAACCCGTCGATAGTTTAACTTTGGGGAACTGAGGCATGTATTTGTACTATTTTCCAAATGTTATTCCTTTTTTCTAGTACCCCTGTAATTCGAACATTATACTATTTGGGCTGATTCATTATTGACAGTTAGATACCAGTTGCTTACGTCGAGTCAATTTTAGCTTCATTCATTGCTTCAAACTGGTCTATGTGAGCTTTTTTACATTCCTTCCATCCATCATGATGCTCAGATATACCTGTTCCAAAACTAAGCATACTTTCATCATGTGCCATAAGTTCAGACATGAGATCGATATCTTCCTTCTCAAATGATTCATAAAACCTTTGGATAATCTTCGTCACATTAGTTTTCTCAGGTTCTAAATCTTTTTTTTAGAGCATGAAATGGTTATGACAAAAGAAGAAAAAAGGACAGGAAAGAGTAGTTTTGTTTTAATTACTTGAGTTATTTTTAATGAATGTATTCTATTGGGGTATAGGTTTTGAGTATGCTAATGTCCCAAAAAATTGAACTATGTGTAAATCAAAGTGAACATATGGAAGAATATACAATTTGTTATCCTATTGGAGAGGTATTAATGATCAACAGTTGGATGAAAGCTAAATTCTACATACTGAAGATGCCTTATTAAAAGCCACATTAGTGAAATATGGTATTTTGGATATTACATTCAAGAAAGTGGGTATTCAGAAGTTCGTGAAGGTCTTCTGTAATGGAGAAAAAGTTGGTTATTACAATCAAAACTTTGAGGAAAGTGTAAATCATAAAATAGATTTAAATGCATACATACATAATTTTATAAGGGATATTGATCAGCTTTTTCCAATAGCAATAGAGGTTATTGATTGCTGCAAAACGCATAATGAATGGGTATGGTCAGAAAAACACTTTTACCTATAATTATTGGATGACATGTAAATATGAAAGAGAAAATGAGTTTTTTAAAAGGTATTTCGATTCTATTCTTAGGCTGTTGTTCATTATTACTTTTGGGAAGGGATCATTACCTGTTAGGAACCTCTTTGATAATATTCAGATGGGCGATAGTATTGATTGGGATTATAATTCTGTACAGAATTTTTAAAATAACGACCTTGAAAATACTTAGAGGGGTATTGTTTTTTGTTTTACTGTTGCTTTTGGTTGAATCACTCTGGTATAGTTTTTCGCAGCCTGCTTTAGCTAATGTAACGGAAGGTGTTGAACTTGAAATGATGACTTATAATGTCTTCTTTAGAAACAAGAACCCTTTAGCTGTAATAAGACAAATAACAAAGAGGAACCCTGAAATATTGGTTCTTCAGGAAGTAACACCTAAATGGAAAAAAACTTTGTCTGAACAGCTTAGTAGGGTATATCCTTACAACGCTATTTATATTCAAGATGGAACCCACGGTATAGCCTGCTTTTCAAAATATCCAATATTGAGTGACAAATTGTTACTAAACTCGAATCAATTGCCTTTTGCTCAAGTACTAGACATATCAATTAAAGATAAAAGGCTTCAACTATTCAATGTACATCTAGCATCTCCTGCAGTTGCAGTGGAACATCCTGACAAGTTTATGGAGCTGTATAAAGCCAATTATGAATTAAGAAAAACTCAGTTAGATGAAATTATGAGGCTGGCAAAAATTAGTAGGAATAAAACTGATGCACAAGTGCTGATAGGAGACTTAAATACCATGTCTTTTGAACCCCTATATAGGGATTTGAATGCTGAATGGGTAAACTTATATAGTGAAAAGGGAGAGGGATGGGGATTAAACTTTCCCAATCTTGCTAAGGTACAGCCTTTTGTTACACTAGATTATATTTTTATCAGAGGTCAGTTGCAGGCTGTAGGTGCTGAAGTGATCAGCGGGGGAAGTTCTGACCATTTACCAGTTACAGGTAGGGTAATGTTTTGATAGTGTATTGATAAAGAAAATCCACTGACATATTAGGCAGTGGATTTTCTATTTTTCACTCAAACTCCCACTTATACACCCAAGGATCGCCAGTGGTTTTCTGAAATTTGATCAGCTTTTCAGTCATAGCGTTCAGTGTTTCCTGATGCTGAGGTGAGTCAACTAGATTGATGGTTTCGTCAGGATCGTTTTTCAGGTCATAAAGCTCCAGCTTCGGGTGGTGCAGGTAAGTTTCCACTGCCCTTTTTCCATATTGTTCCATTCCCTGGTTCATCACATATTGCCAAGTGGCGGATGCCCATAGGTCAGAAGCAAATGGGTACTGCAGCGGATGGGCGATATTGTAGATCAGCTTGTATCGGTCCGTCCTGATCACCCGCATAGGGTAATACATTGTGACCTCATGGAAGTTATGGGCGGCATAAATTTCCGGCTGTCCTTTCGTATTCGGGTTGTGCAGTACTTCGGTAAAGGAGTGTCCCTGAAATCCTTCGTCCGGAATTTGTCCGGTTGCTATTTCCAATAGGGTGGGGGTCAGGTCTGCCCAGCTGACCAATTGATTCCGCTCACTTCCTTTTCCTTCCTGTTTCGGCATCTTAACCAGCATCGGCAGACGCATGCCCGGTTCGTAGAGCGTGGTTTTGGCACCCGGAAATGCAACACCGTTATCTGAAATATAGATAATCAGAGTGTTGTCGTATTTACCGGATTCCTTCAGCTGTCTGATCAGCGTTTCAAGTCCCTGATCCACTCTACTAACGGACTCATAATATTGTGCGAGTTCCTGACGGGTCGCTTCCGTATCCGGCAGGAAACCCGGGACAATCACCTCTTCCGGTTTGTAGGATTGTGTCGTTACGCCTTTGTAACCGTTTTTCTTGTTTCCGAAAAGGTTTGGTTTAAAAGGCTTGTCATTGGCGTTGTCATGGCTCCGGTGCGGATCGCAGGGGCAATAATACAGGAAAAAAGGATCATCCGAGTTGCTCATAAAACTGTTGGACGCTTCCGCCATTTCTACCGGATTGCGACAGTTGGATGGCAGGACATGCTGAAAGTGATAGACCTTTTCGGGTGCAAGATGATATTTACCCACCCTTGCAGTCCGGTAACCGGATGCTTCCAACATGACGGGAAGGCTTTTCACACCATCGAAAGTACTGAAATGATGGTAGGCATGTTCGTGACCGTAATGTCCAGTGGCATGCCCAAACTTGCCGGTCAGGATCACCGAGCGGCTGGCACTGCAGCTTGCCGAGGTGCAAAAAGCGTTGTTGAACTTGATGCCTTCTGCCGCCAGCCTGTCCATGGCTGGGGTTTTTATCACCGGATTGCCATAGGCACCGATGGCTTCCTTGCCGTGGTCATCCGAGACGATCAGCAGGATATTGGGTCTTTGCTGGGCAAAACTCATACTTGCCAGCGACCATATCCCGAAGAGTAAAATGATGATTCTTGACATAACAAATACGGTTAAAAAAGAGAAGCTGCAAACGGAAATTAGCAGCTTCCTTCCAAAGAAAAATGAATGATAAGATAGGAATTTCCTATTACACTAGTTCAAGCATTAGCGAAGCGGTGCTTGGACTTTTTCAAAATGAAGCATATGCTTCCCGAAAAAGAAGGATACAAGTACCGCCAATTTCACTCGCTTCGCTCTCTTATTAGGCTAATACTTGTACCAGTAGAGAGATATAGTTACTAATACTCTTTTCTCAGCTGGTAGTACAGGTCTGAGAATTTCAACTGCTGCTTGAACTCACGTATACGGGTGTTCTGGTCGATCACTACCAGCTCCAGGTCAAACATATCGGCAAAGTCTTCCATATACTCGGTGGTCAGTGCCTGACTGTAAACTGTATGGTGGGCACCTCCTGCATGAATCCATGCTTCCAGTCCGGTTTTCATGTCCGGAGTGGTCTGCCACAATACCCTGGCAACGGGCAGTTTCGGCAGATCCTGCGGTGGAGTGATGGCTTCCACCTCGTTGACGAGCAGTCTGAAGCGGTCGCCCAACGTGATCAGTGAGGCATTGATGGCAGGTCCTGCCGGAGAGTTGAACACCAGTCTGACAGCGTCGGCTTTGCCACCGATACCCAAAGGATGCACTTCGCATCTTGGTTTTCTGTCAGCGATTGAAGGACAGATTTCCAGCATATGGGAACCGAGTACGGCTTCCTTGCCCGGCTCAAAGTGGTAAGTATAGTCTTCCATGAAAGAAGTTCCGCCTTTCAGCCCTGCCACCATTACCTTGGAGGCACGCAGCATGGCGGCTGTTTTCCAGTCGCCTTCTGCCCCGAAACCGTATCCGTCTGCCATCAGCCTTTGCGCTGCGATGCCCGGCAGCTGAACCATATTGGTCAGGTTTTCAAAAGTATCGGTAAAGCCCTTGAAGTTGCCATTGGTAAGGAAACTGCGAAGTCCCAACTCAATGCGAGCCGCATCCATCAGAGACTGACGGTGAGTACCGCCTTTCAACAGATTGTCAGTCATGTCGTAGCTTGACTCATATTCTTCCATCAGGCTAGCGACAGCGGGGTCTTCCACTGATCGGATATGCTCTGTCAGATCACCCAGGCCGAAGCCGTTCACCGAGAATCCGAATTTGATCTCTGAAGAAACCTTGTCACCCTCGGTTACCGCCACATAGCGCATATTGTCTCCGATACGGGCAAATTTTCCTCCCTGCAAGTCTGCTTTGGCAGCTGCCACTCTAGCCCAAACATCGATCTTTCTGCGTACCTCAGGATCCTGCCAGTGACCTGCGACCACCTTGCGGTTCAGGCGCATACGGGTATTGATAAACCCGAACTCACGGTCACCGTGGGCAGACTGGTTCAGGTTCATAAAGTCCATATCGATCTCTGACCAAGGGATATCACGGTTGAACTGCGTGTGCAGGTGCAGCATCGGTTTTTGCAGGGTTTTCAATCCTAGAATCCACATCTTGGCAGGAGAGAAGGTATGCATCCATGCTACCACGCCTACACATTGTGCTGCCTGATTGGCTTCCTGACAGAGACCGTAGATTTCTTCGGGCGTCTTGACGGTAGGTTTGTAGACCACTTTCAGGGAAATTTCCTCACAGTCATCCAAAC is from Limibacter armeniacum and encodes:
- a CDS encoding sodium:solute symporter family transporter, with amino-acid sequence GVVFAGYLKLMMPLIVVLPGIVAFVINKDPMAYNVGENLASTTADMAAGAITKSDEAYPWLLNTFIPTGLKGLAFAALAAAIVSSLASMINSTSTIFTMDIYKAHIQKEASNKKLVSMGRLVSVIALVIAVFVAPLLGELDQAFQFIQEFTGLVTPGVLVIFTLGLFWKRATANAAFAAAILTFPLSWGMKVLVPSMPFLDRMFIVMILLLAVGVIVSLMGTEDKEKSIKLDKGLFSTSTHFNIASIGICGILSVLYLVFW
- a CDS encoding sulfatase, coding for MKRPYIILALILLLLSNSLWAQNTKQQKKPNVLMIIADDMNGFGVNKIYPVVQTPHLDKLAKESINFKNAVCNSPVCNPSRSSFFSGLYPHTSGSYLNGSDAWNRSEKVKAIKSLPECFKENGYETWGRGKLTHSPVPEERKQQMWDNSLARNGGFGPFPEDQQYWYGGNKFKSVKAYEDDQVFPDVWNADSAVVFLEREHKKPFFMCYGLWRPHSPYTAPKRFFDLYNEEELTLPATHQKGDLDDVPFLGRMLVDSLKNFQGSEENPDALVKKFLYGYAANTSFADWNIGRVLEALDKSEYADNTIVILFSDNGFHAGSKQRWGKATLWDMADIVPMLVRMPDKKGSVSNATVSLVDLYPTLVEYCGISKPAQQMDGQSFHYLLENPNAKWDRPSFTSYGIKYSSVRSEQYRYIQYPNGTQELYDLKQDPYEFENIVEKSDMKEVIEYHQQFIPEKWAESTGGRLEVNRDFDEVMRELTPLHRAYGKKSKKKNKRKEKQK
- a CDS encoding endonuclease/exonuclease/phosphatase family protein, with the translated sequence MKEKMSFLKGISILFLGCCSLLLLGRDHYLLGTSLIIFRWAIVLIGIIILYRIFKITTLKILRGVLFFVLLLLLVESLWYSFSQPALANVTEGVELEMMTYNVFFRNKNPLAVIRQITKRNPEILVLQEVTPKWKKTLSEQLSRVYPYNAIYIQDGTHGIACFSKYPILSDKLLLNSNQLPFAQVLDISIKDKRLQLFNVHLASPAVAVEHPDKFMELYKANYELRKTQLDEIMRLAKISRNKTDAQVLIGDLNTMSFEPLYRDLNAEWVNLYSEKGEGWGLNFPNLAKVQPFVTLDYIFIRGQLQAVGAEVISGGSSDHLPVTGRVMF
- the araA gene encoding L-arabinose isomerase, translated to MINLKEREIWFVTGSQHLYGEETLRQVAEHSRQIVNGLDDCEEISLKVVYKPTVKTPEEIYGLCQEANQAAQCVGVVAWMHTFSPAKMWILGLKTLQKPMLHLHTQFNRDIPWSEIDMDFMNLNQSAHGDREFGFINTRMRLNRKVVAGHWQDPEVRRKIDVWARVAAAKADLQGGKFARIGDNMRYVAVTEGDKVSSEIKFGFSVNGFGLGDLTEHIRSVEDPAVASLMEEYESSYDMTDNLLKGGTHRQSLMDAARIELGLRSFLTNGNFKGFTDTFENLTNMVQLPGIAAQRLMADGYGFGAEGDWKTAAMLRASKVMVAGLKGGTSFMEDYTYHFEPGKEAVLGSHMLEICPSIADRKPRCEVHPLGIGGKADAVRLVFNSPAGPAINASLITLGDRFRLLVNEVEAITPPQDLPKLPVARVLWQTTPDMKTGLEAWIHAGGAHHTVYSQALTTEYMEDFADMFDLELVVIDQNTRIREFKQQLKFSDLYYQLRKEY
- a CDS encoding sulfatase family protein, translating into MSRIIILLFGIWSLASMSFAQQRPNILLIVSDDHGKEAIGAYGNPVIKTPAMDRLAAEGIKFNNAFCTSASCSASRSVILTGKFGHATGHYGHEHAYHHFSTFDGVKSLPVMLEASGYRTARVGKYHLAPEKVYHFQHVLPSNCRNPVEMAEASNSFMSNSDDPFFLYYCPCDPHRSHDNANDKPFKPNLFGNKKNGYKGVTTQSYKPEEVIVPGFLPDTEATRQELAQYYESVSRVDQGLETLIRQLKESGKYDNTLIIYISDNGVAFPGAKTTLYEPGMRLPMLVKMPKQEGKGSERNQLVSWADLTPTLLEIATGQIPDEGFQGHSFTEVLHNPNTKGQPEIYAAHNFHEVTMYYPMRVIRTDRYKLIYNIAHPLQYPFASDLWASATWQYVMNQGMEQYGKRAVETYLHHPKLELYDLKNDPDETINLVDSPQHQETLNAMTEKLIKFQKTTGDPWVYKWEFE